In Streptomyces sp. NBC_00448, the following are encoded in one genomic region:
- a CDS encoding geranyl diphosphate 2-C-methyltransferase, with protein MTTTHRGTTTAPVPAQSSYQTRVADYWNAEENPVNLELGKIDNLYHHHYGVGDADWSVLDETDPGVRRERITAELHRLEHAQAELLATHLGPLSPTDRVFDAGCGRGGGSVVAHLRYGCSADGVTLSTKQAAFANAQARARGIDGKVRYHHRNMLDTGFQTGGYAASWNNESTMYVELELLFAEHARLLRRGGRYVTITGCYNDTYGRASREVSLINAHYICDIHPRSAYFRAMAANRLVPVHVEDLTATAIPYWELRKEADHLVTGVEEPFLTAYKNGSFQYLLIVADRV; from the coding sequence TTGACCACGACCCACCGCGGCACCACCACAGCACCGGTGCCGGCCCAGTCCTCGTACCAGACCCGCGTCGCGGACTACTGGAACGCCGAGGAGAACCCGGTCAACCTCGAACTCGGAAAGATCGACAACCTCTACCACCACCACTACGGCGTCGGCGACGCCGACTGGTCGGTGCTCGACGAGACCGACCCCGGCGTGCGCCGGGAGCGGATCACCGCGGAACTCCACCGGCTGGAGCACGCCCAGGCCGAACTGCTCGCCACCCACCTCGGGCCGCTCTCCCCCACCGACCGGGTCTTCGACGCCGGTTGCGGGCGCGGTGGCGGCAGCGTCGTGGCGCACCTGCGCTACGGCTGCTCCGCCGACGGCGTGACGCTCTCCACCAAGCAGGCCGCGTTCGCCAACGCGCAGGCCCGCGCCCGGGGCATCGACGGCAAGGTCCGCTACCACCACCGCAACATGCTCGACACGGGCTTCCAGACCGGCGGCTACGCGGCCTCCTGGAACAACGAGTCCACGATGTACGTCGAGTTGGAACTGCTCTTCGCCGAGCACGCCCGGCTGCTGCGCCGCGGCGGACGCTACGTCACCATCACCGGCTGCTACAACGACACCTACGGGCGGGCGTCCCGCGAGGTGTCCCTCATCAACGCCCACTACATCTGCGACATCCACCCGCGCTCGGCGTACTTCCGGGCGATGGCGGCCAACCGGCTCGTCCCGGTCCACGTCGAGGACCTCACCGCGACGGCCATCCCGTACTGGGAGCTGCGCAAGGAGGCCGACCACCTGGTCACCGGCGTTGAAGAACCGTTTCTGACGGCCTACAAGAACGGCAGCTTCCAGTACCTGCTGATCGTGGCCGACCGGGTCTGA